The DNA segment TGGCTTCATCTTCCCATTAAAGTGCACAACAGCAGCACTCTTAATTAACCTATCATCAATATCAGAATCATAACCCAATCCAAGTACATGCCATCTCCGATCAAGGGGTTCCATCACCCCATAAAACGCCAGAAGGCCAGGAGCAAGAGTGCCTGTCTTCCAGAGCATCTGATCAGCATTTTGTTCCTGCCAGTAGTGATATTTGTCAGTAATATTTTCCTTCTTCCATGCTACTAGATCAAAAATGTTCATCCCAAAAGCCCATCCACATGCTTGTGGATCAAATCTTGAGCTAATGACTGGATTAGAGAAGTTGAGATACTTGTAGAACCTATGGAATGCTTCTAGACAGGTCTCCACAGCTCCAATAACATTCCCATGCAATTCCACTGAGAACAAAGGGGTTAGATCCTTCTGTAccacaacatcatcatcaaggaaCACTACCTTTTCCAATTGGGGCTGTATCTGTGGGATGTAGAAGCGTAAGTGATTCAGCAAGGAAGCAAAATTAGGGTCCTTCAACTTTGTTTCCCAACTCTGATCTTTTGAACTACCAGCAATGTTATAAGCCCATGTTTCAGAATGCACTAGCCGTTTGATCAATGGAGAGGATGAGGCATTCAACCAAGATAACTCTTCTATGCTCAGAACTTTGACTGTGCATCCTCTAAAATCGTTCCTAAGAAACCAAGTAGTCATAGCCCAGTAATTGACCTTGTCTGTGACCACATGAAACACAAGCTGCTGAGGATGATCAGCATTAGAGGCCGTGGAATTCACAACAACAGATGTTGCCAGCACATTATCAGAGAATATATATAAATGATATAGGCTGTTGTCAACAAGTCGAGGTGAGTTCCTGCCCTCTTCTGACAGTTTTCTTAGAGATGGATTTCTAAACCACTCCTCTGTGAGCTTTATGTTAAAACAGTGGAGATTTTTGGGCATGGCTTTTGCAGCCAGTTCACCAAATTTTGCACTCTGCACAGTTGCTGCATTTGCATGCTCTTCAAGGGCAAGGGTGTGGCTCTTTAGTTTTGCTATTGTAGTAGCAATGTCATAATGGAAATCTTGGGCCTTGTATATGAGCTGTGCTAGTTCACTGACTATATGATGTGCTTCTTCTAGGGTGATTGGTTTTCCCCTCACAGCTGCCTGAGAGAGCAATCTTTGACCATTACGTATCTGTGATCTAAGCTCCCAAGCAAGCTGAAGGTTGTTATGCTCCTTGGCTATGATTATATAAGCCTTGGCTAGTGTCAGCTGATCTGCAAGTTGCCTGGAAAACGAAGAACTGTTTAACAGTTCTTGCATGAGATATATTGTTCCATGAGAGTTATTCCCATCAGTTGGAATCTTTTCCTGGGAATGAAAAAAACAAGGGAACCATAAGCATATAGAAGGTGCATactgaaaaagataaaaaatttcaacAAACTTGTGTATAATACAAAATCATTGCACATGTAAAATGAAGATATCCAATATATTTTTCACACCATTAAGAACAGTTGCATTCAAATTCTGAGTTGCAGAGCAAGCAGGATGTTTAGTAAAACATCATTTTAGATGTTGCATTCTAGAAAAGAGTTCAGAAAATCAAACTCGGGCAATTTATGGTTGCTTCTTTGCGACCTAGGTGACCAAGGTTCAAGTTACAAAAACAACCTCTTTGTTTGTAGGGGTGAAGTTTGTGTATGTTGAAGACCTTACATTGGCAGAACCTTGTTCAATtgacttccctttttttttccaaaagaaaaTTAAGCTGAACTAATCTACAAAACAGAAATTTCTATAAGAAGAAAATAGATACCAAAATCTTGGATATCGATA comes from the Musa acuminata AAA Group cultivar baxijiao chromosome BXJ2-8, Cavendish_Baxijiao_AAA, whole genome shotgun sequence genome and includes:
- the LOC103996057 gene encoding hexosyltransferase GAUT11 isoform X2, translated to MRRRAPEFRRPALRRLSYWICSLLGISIAAGFVLFFFQHHHRDRFRPPVREKIPTDGNNSHGTIYLMQELLNSSSFSRQLADQLTLAKAYIIIAKEHNNLQLAWELRSQIRNGQRLLSQAAVRGKPITLEEAHHIVSELAQLIYKAQDFHYDIATTIAKLKSHTLALEEHANAATVQSAKFGELAAKAMPKNLHCFNIKLTEEWFRNPSLRKLSEEGRNSPRLVDNSLYHLYIFSDNVLATSVVVNSTASNADHPQQLVFHVVTDKVNYWAMTTWFLRNDFRGCTVKVLSIEELSWLNASSSPLIKRLVHSETWAYNIAGSSKDQSWETKLKDPNFASLLNHLRFYIPQIQPQLEKVVFLDDDVVVQKDLTPLFSVELHGNVIGAVETCLEAFHRFYKYLNFSNPVISSRFDPQACGWAFGMNIFDLVAWKKENITDKYHYWQEQNADQMLWKTGTLAPGLLAFYGVMEPLDRRWHVLGLGYDSDIDDRLIKSAAVVHFNGKMKPWLKLAISRYRHLWERYINFSDPFVKDCWMH
- the LOC103996057 gene encoding hexosyltransferase GAUT11 isoform X3, whose translation is MRRRAPEFRRPALRRLSYWICSLLGISIAAGFVLFFFQHHHRDRFRPPVREKIPTDGNNSHGTIYLMQELLNSSSFSRQLADQLTLAKAYIIIAKEHNNLQLAWELRSQIRNGQRLLSQAAVRGKPITLEEAHHIVSELAQLIYKAQDFHYDIATTIAKLKSHTLALEEHANAATVQSAKFGELAAKAMPKNLHCFNIKLTEEWFRNPSLRKLSEEGRNSPRLVDNSLYHLYIFSDNVLATSVVVNSTASNADHPQQLVFHVVTDKVNYWAMTTWFLRNDFRGCTVKVLSIEELSWLNASSSPLIKRLVHSETWAYNIAGSSKDQSWETKLKDPNFASLLNHLRFYIPQIQPQLEKVVFLDDDVVVQKDLTPLFSVELHGNVIGAVETCLEAFHRFYKYLNFSNPVISSRFDPQACGWAFGMNIFDLVAWKKENITDKYHYWQEQNADQMLWKTGTLAPGLLAFYGVMEPLDRRWHVLGLGYDSDIDDRLIKSAAVVHFNGKMKPWLKLAISR
- the LOC103996057 gene encoding hexosyltransferase GAUT11 isoform X1; its protein translation is MRRRAPEFRRPALRRLSYWICSLLGISIAAGFVLFFFQHHHRDRFRPPVREKIPTDGNNSHGTIYLMQELLNSSSFSRQLADQLTLAKAYIIIAKEHNNLQLAWELRSQIRNGQRLLSQAAVRGKPITLEEAHHIVSELAQLIYKAQDFHYDIATTIAKLKSHTLALEEHANAATVQSAKFGELAAKAMPKNLHCFNIKLTEEWFRNPSLRKLSEEGRNSPRLVDNSLYHLYIFSDNVLATSVVVNSTASNADHPQQLVFHVVTDKVNYWAMTTWFLRNDFRGCTVKVLSIEELSWLNASSSPLIKRLVHSETWAYNIAGSSKDQSWETKLKDPNFASLLNHLRFYIPQIQPQLEKVVFLDDDVVVQKDLTPLFSVELHGNVIGAVETCLEAFHRFYKYLNFSNPVISSRFDPQACGWAFGMNIFDLVAWKKENITDKYHYWQEQNADQMLWKTGTLAPGLLAFYGVMEPLDRRWHVLGLGYDSDIDDRLIKSAAVVHFNGKMKPWLKLAISRLCSYRIRSANAAPNIFVLPQLSMRKGDVVLIALGENGWLPLPAPHEGFI